From the genome of Biomphalaria glabrata chromosome 17, xgBioGlab47.1, whole genome shotgun sequence, one region includes:
- the LOC106060476 gene encoding uncharacterized protein LOC106060476 encodes METLSLTNALKQVYCIHKNIVSDLNAKIDVLTSENKNLKCNQPKEQCLTCIQLQEKNQTLQECFNALIKEKDSTIQLLRAKILNQNAETTIEILDSKNTSELKLPASRANNKHEESHSSPSTDESRNESFTKEENSNLKHSSKLRLTRENKRRNRYQEERPETKRIKTLLDLSHTESIEGNTSLEKNSSKVLVPETEKLESQTREENPVVLNGESDEEAADVLSQNVLIVPETIEMDDFLKTGACGHVSPDYGDSITVACRGASSKPHVHKCNPVSQNLTPKKIVNKFPGQDTIHSVNEETKNVTCISSKRKDGNFTQIVRAEEKNNNLLCKVDLDTSSPSKSTDAKDTSSLSMVKNTEVPGKQKSSFQNNYQSTLSQVFPEHLSKQNKLKSKLMNVEKKNNLPFFVEEKKRHEAVSSSHVKESEFQIPVAPFCTKTTLARKDVINSAKEHDRDVLTFNLNGSINPNIHLSEFSNSHSQLTERLILEKSVDNLDETVAPNLVSQFYTANQSLGSQGSSSKTQPASSHNLVEIAKIKLSP; translated from the exons ATGGAAACATTATCACTCACTAATGCATTAAAACAAGTTTATTGCATACATAAAAACATTGTCTCAG ACTTAAATGCCAAAATAGATGTGTTGacttcagaaaataaaaacctGAAATGTAACCa ACCTAAAGAACAGTGTTTAACTTGTATTcagttacaagaaaaaaatcaaacccTACAAGAATGTTTCAATGCTCTGATAAAGGAAAAAGACTCCACTATTCAACTTTTAA GAGCCAAGATTCTGAATCAGAATGCTGAGACCACAATAGAAATTTTAGATTCAAAAAACACTTCAGAGCTGAAGCTGCCTGCAAGTAGAGCTAACAATAAGCATGAAGAGTCCCATTCTAGTCCTAGCACCGATGAAAGCAGGAATGAATCATTTACTAAAGAGGAAAATTCTAATCTGAAACATAGTTCAAAGTTACGACTCACAAGGGAAAATAAACGGCGCAATCGATATCAAGAG gAAAGGcctgaaacaaaaagaattaaGACATTGTTGGACCTGTCACACACCGAGAGCATAGAAGGTAATACCTCTTTGGAGAAAAATTCTTCCAAAGTTCTTGTTCCTGAAACAGAAAAGCTAGAAAGTCAGACAAGGGAAGAGAACCCAGTTGTCTTAAATGGTGAATCTGATGAAGAAGCAGCAGACGTTTTAAGTCAAAATGTGCTCATTGTTCCTGAGACTATTGAAATggatgactttttaaaaacaggTGCATGCGGACACGTGAGTCCAGATTATGGAGACTCAATAACAGTTGCTTGCAGGGGAGCTTCTTCTAAACCACATGTGCACAAATGTAACCCAGTTTCACAAAATCTGACTCCCAAAAAAATAGTGAATAAATTTCCAGGGCAAGACACTATTCACTCTGTTAATgaggaaacaaaaaatgttacctGTATTAGTAGCAAACGCAAAGATGGAAATTTTACACAAATTGTAAGGGCCGAGGAAAAGAACAACAATTTATTGTGTAAAGTTGATTTAGATACTTCCAGTCCATCCAAATCCACTGATGCTAAAGATACTTCAAGTCTATCTATGGTTAAGAACACAGAGGTTCCAGGTAAACAAAAAtcttcttttcaaaacaattatcaATCAACACTAAGTCAAGTCTTTCCAGAACATCTTAGCAAGCAAAACAAACTTAAATCAAAGTTGATGaatgttgagaaaaaaaataatctcccCTTTTTTGTGGAAGAAAAGAAACGACATGAAGCAGTCTCTTCCAGTCACGTGAAAGAATCTGAATTTCAAATTCCGGTAGCACCTTTTTGTACAAAAACAACTTTGGCTAGAAAAGATGTCATCAActcagcaaaagagcatgacaGAGATGTGTTGACATTCAATCTTAATGGCAGTATCAACCCAAATATCCATCTTTCAGAGTTTTCAAATTCTCATTCTCAG TTAACTGAAAGATTAATATTGGAGAAGTCAGTGGACAACTTGGATGAAACTGTAGCTCCCAATCTTGTCTCACAATTTTACACTGCTAACCAGAGCTTGGGATCTCAAGGGTCATCATCAAAAACCCAGCCAGCATCCTCTCA CAACTTGGTGGAGATAGCAAAAATCAAACTGTCCCCTTGA
- the LOC129923794 gene encoding DNA endonuclease RBBP8-like isoform X2 gives MMKMRKRILMRRLLVRALSTLYGSQLHCSIPSSFKFMPKHKQTHSMLGLKVDKVLTESLNSSSLKDVKSVYKNDEDNFIDVDIQDTAEEVFVDLDGALQEIDRNTLVDPNTDFAQAKTEQEVQVEQSFMDSFDRVPKKAVVEFPHVQVVRKKDDRKKLEGFSCQECYEYYKNSGLSDEAMKQKMNECSRHRAKYIPPSTPEHFWSIGFPDTAELYDKSHCQKSETPMKSEKNPRRRRRLEKRFKSRNEEDFPG, from the exons ATGATGAAAATGAGGAAGAGGATTCTGATGAGGAGATTGTTGGTCCGAGCCCTCAGCACACTCTACGG TTCACAACTTCACTGTAGTATTCCTTCCAGTTTTAAATTTATGCCCAAGCACAAACAGACTCACTCTATGCTGGGGCTCAAAGTTGACAAGGTCCTTACAGAAAGTCTGAACAGTTCATCTTTGAaag ATGTGAAATCAGTTTACAAAAATGATgaagataactttattgatGTGGACATTCAAGACACAGCAGAAGAAGTGTTTGTAGATTTAGATGGGGCTTTGCAAGAGATTGATCGAAACACTTTAGTGGATCCAAATACAGATTTTGCACAGGCTAAAACTGAACAAGAAGTGCAAGTAGAGCAATCTTTCATGGACAGCTTTGACAG GGTACCTAAGAAAGCTGTTGTCGAGTTCCCTCATGTGCAGGttgtaagaaagaaagatgacAGAAAAAAACTGGAAGGGTTTAGTTGTCAGGAATGTTATGAG TATTATAAAAATTCTGGTTTGTCTGATGAGGCCATGAAACAAAAGATGAATGAATGCTCCCGACATCGCGCCAAGTATATTCCACCAAGTACGCCAGAGCATTTCTGGTCAATAGGCTTTCCTGACACAGCAGAACTTTATGATAAGA GTCATTGTCAAAAAAGTGAAACTCCAATGAAAAGTGAAAAGAACCCTCGCAGGCGCAGACGTCTTGAAAAGCGTTTCAAATCTCGAAATGAGGAAGACTTTCCT gggtag
- the LOC129923794 gene encoding DNA endonuclease RBBP8-like isoform X1, with protein MMKMRKRILMRRLLVRALSTLYGSQLHCSIPSSFKFMPKHKQTHSMLGLKVDKVLTESLNSSSLKDVKSVYKNDEDNFIDVDIQDTAEEVFVDLDGALQEIDRNTLVDPNTDFAQAKTEQEVQVEQSFMDSFDRVPKKAVVEFPHVQVVRKKDDRKKLEGFSCQECYEYYKNSGLSDEAMKQKMNECSRHRAKYIPPSTPEHFWSIGFPDTAELYDKSHCQKSETPMKSEKNPRRRRRLEKRFKSRNEEDFPVS; from the exons ATGATGAAAATGAGGAAGAGGATTCTGATGAGGAGATTGTTGGTCCGAGCCCTCAGCACACTCTACGG TTCACAACTTCACTGTAGTATTCCTTCCAGTTTTAAATTTATGCCCAAGCACAAACAGACTCACTCTATGCTGGGGCTCAAAGTTGACAAGGTCCTTACAGAAAGTCTGAACAGTTCATCTTTGAaag ATGTGAAATCAGTTTACAAAAATGATgaagataactttattgatGTGGACATTCAAGACACAGCAGAAGAAGTGTTTGTAGATTTAGATGGGGCTTTGCAAGAGATTGATCGAAACACTTTAGTGGATCCAAATACAGATTTTGCACAGGCTAAAACTGAACAAGAAGTGCAAGTAGAGCAATCTTTCATGGACAGCTTTGACAG GGTACCTAAGAAAGCTGTTGTCGAGTTCCCTCATGTGCAGGttgtaagaaagaaagatgacAGAAAAAAACTGGAAGGGTTTAGTTGTCAGGAATGTTATGAG TATTATAAAAATTCTGGTTTGTCTGATGAGGCCATGAAACAAAAGATGAATGAATGCTCCCGACATCGCGCCAAGTATATTCCACCAAGTACGCCAGAGCATTTCTGGTCAATAGGCTTTCCTGACACAGCAGAACTTTATGATAAGA GTCATTGTCAAAAAAGTGAAACTCCAATGAAAAGTGAAAAGAACCCTCGCAGGCGCAGACGTCTTGAAAAGCGTTTCAAATCTCGAAATGAGGAAGACTTTCCTGTAAGCTAG
- the LOC129923794 gene encoding DNA endonuclease RBBP8-like isoform X3 produces MPKHKQTHSMLGLKVDKVLTESLNSSSLKDVKSVYKNDEDNFIDVDIQDTAEEVFVDLDGALQEIDRNTLVDPNTDFAQAKTEQEVQVEQSFMDSFDRVPKKAVVEFPHVQVVRKKDDRKKLEGFSCQECYEYYKNSGLSDEAMKQKMNECSRHRAKYIPPSTPEHFWSIGFPDTAELYDKSHCQKSETPMKSEKNPRRRRRLEKRFKSRNEEDFPVS; encoded by the exons ATGCCCAAGCACAAACAGACTCACTCTATGCTGGGGCTCAAAGTTGACAAGGTCCTTACAGAAAGTCTGAACAGTTCATCTTTGAaag ATGTGAAATCAGTTTACAAAAATGATgaagataactttattgatGTGGACATTCAAGACACAGCAGAAGAAGTGTTTGTAGATTTAGATGGGGCTTTGCAAGAGATTGATCGAAACACTTTAGTGGATCCAAATACAGATTTTGCACAGGCTAAAACTGAACAAGAAGTGCAAGTAGAGCAATCTTTCATGGACAGCTTTGACAG GGTACCTAAGAAAGCTGTTGTCGAGTTCCCTCATGTGCAGGttgtaagaaagaaagatgacAGAAAAAAACTGGAAGGGTTTAGTTGTCAGGAATGTTATGAG TATTATAAAAATTCTGGTTTGTCTGATGAGGCCATGAAACAAAAGATGAATGAATGCTCCCGACATCGCGCCAAGTATATTCCACCAAGTACGCCAGAGCATTTCTGGTCAATAGGCTTTCCTGACACAGCAGAACTTTATGATAAGA GTCATTGTCAAAAAAGTGAAACTCCAATGAAAAGTGAAAAGAACCCTCGCAGGCGCAGACGTCTTGAAAAGCGTTTCAAATCTCGAAATGAGGAAGACTTTCCTGTAAGCTAG